The window ATGGTCTTTGTGTGACCATTGCCCTTGACCCGACCATTCCGCTTCCGGGCATGCGCCCAGAGGTACTGGGGACGGGTGCTCAGAGGAAATCTTGCGCGCTCCGTGCAGGGTGGCGCCAGTCACAACACCCAGAAAGTTAGAAACCACCGACCTGTCCAGCAGCTGAGGAAGCGATACACAGGCGGCGTATCCAGGCagtggaatattcctcagccacTGAACAGAGTGAAATGCCCGTCCGCGCTACTACAGCGATGAACCTGGAAAACGTTACACCACGTGAAGGAGGCGAGACGCAGAAGGCCACGGGGTATACGGTTCCTTTCATACGAACTCCCCAGAACAGGCAATTCCCCAGAAACAGCAAGTCGACTActggctgctgggggctggggggggggggggcttgctaaagggcatgggtttttttttcctctttgtgctGACGAAAACGTTCTCAAATCGACTGCGTTTGGggcagcctggctggctcagtcagtgggagcgcgcgactcttgatctcggggttgtgagttcaagccccacgttgggtgtagaaattactagaaactaaaatcttaaaaaaaaaaatagtttaataaaattttaagtatttatttttgaggttgcgggggggggggggggagaggggcggagagagagggacagaggatccaaagcaggctctatgctgtcagcagagagccccacgcagggttccaactcacgaactctgagatcatgtcctgagccaaagttggacactcaactgagcccccccaggcgcccctaaaaactatttaataaataaataaataaataaataaataaatagagttgACTGTGATGATTGTTGCTTCCCTCTgtgaattatattattatataaagcCTTCAATTTATACGCTTTAAATGGGTGAGTTGTATGggatgtgaattatatctcaataaagctacttaaaagaagaaaagtgaccATTTCTGAGGCTGTGATCTTTTGTGTCCCAGGCTCTCTCCCTCGTGTCTTCACCCACTGACCAGCCTCTTCCAGAGAGGTTTTGTAGAGGCCTCCAACTTCGCAGCCTCAGAGACTGGGACTTTTCCGCCTAGATGCTTCTATGTGGCACCCAGCAGAGTTCCTCACCTCACCCGGGGCCACCCGATGGCCTGGCTCAAGTCATCAGAGAGAGGACCGGGGCATGATTAGGCACAGCCCATCTGATCCAACATTTTCCAGAGTTGTCCTAGCCGGGTCGTCCGAGCGCCCGATCTGTTAGCCCCGTAAGGATAAAGAGCTGTTAGAGGGAAAATAGTAACACCCTTCTGTTCGGGGGCCCTTTTATAAAGAACCTGGTGGGTTTTACACAAATGCAGTTTTGTTCGTATGTTTTGGTGATTTGAGTCAACCTTTCCAGGGAGCATGGATGCATTTAAGGTATAAATGGCCTTTGGGGCgcccccggtggctcagtcggttaaacatccgacttcggctcaggtcacccatctcgcggttcatgggttccagcctcgcgtcgggctctgtgctgacagctcagagcctggagcccgtttcggattctgcgtctccccctctctctgcccctcccccgctcacgctctgtctctccttcaaaaataaacatttttttaagttaaaaaaaaaaacaaaaaaaaaaaacctgtcctcACCTTGACCTCAGACTCCCGGTTTCTGTTGTTGGAACCAGTCTGGTCTTTTTGACGGCCACCCTAGCAGACTCGTACAAGCCTCTACGAATCTGGGGCCACGGCAGGATGTACTGGGACCAATCTGGGAGCCCGGGTCTCGTTTAAATGAACATCACTGCTGCATGCTGCCTGATCCCTCATCGGCACGACCTCGGAGCCACTATGAAGGGCTTCATAATCACCAAGGCCCGTTTCCTGGGCCagagatggcggggggggggggggggaggtggcacGAGGCTGGGGAGGAGATTCCAGGGGTAAAATGGACACACGCAAGACACGTTTTGTTAAACTCATCCAATGTTTACTGAACGGTAAACCGTTACCCACACTGCTGAAATCTACAACTCACTCATCCAGATCCCTTTCTCCGCCACCCCAAGAAGGAAGCCAGGAGCAGGAGTAACCAGGGGGGGTGCTGGGGGATTCGGGGgcaagtggggagaggagggaacaaGGCAGGCAGGGTGCAGAGTTACAtgcctggacacacacacacacacacacacacacacacacaggcaaggaCCAGAGGCGTCAGTCTCTGCCCCCACGCAGCGACCGCAGGGACATCAGGGAAAGACCAGGCGTCCACCAGACATTTCAGTCCTTCCCGTCATGAAGCGTCGGCCACGAGGGGCTGGGCCAAGGTCACTGGACtgtgcagagaagagagaggggaggggtcaGATTGCAGGGAACAAGGCCGGGTTGGGGGAGTGAGGGCCCACGAttaaggggaaagagagaagcgATGGGGAAAGggggcacccgggggggggggctcggtcggttgaacatccgacttgatttcagctcaggccatgctctcacggttcttgggttcgagccccacaccgggctctgcgctggccatcacagagcctgcctgggactctccctcgccctctctcgctccgcccctcccctgctcgtgtgctctcggagaaactgaggcacaaggaccAGGGGATGCCCGTGACGGAAAAATTGTAACCCTACAGGCAAGGTGGGCCAAGACTTAGTTCTCAGTCGAGTCTCTCATGAGAGAAATGAggctgggcggggggggagggagtgctAGAGGCGGCCACTAGGAGATGTGACTGAACACCTATCACGTGCACCCCACGGGGAAACTCGGTTTCCAGAGAAGCCACCGACAGAAACGGGCTTCTGGGACACCCGTGCCCACCCATTCCAGCTACGAGCCCCAGAAAAGACCTCTTCACGGTCACCAACCGGCTGTGCCAGGCCTCAGGCGGGGCCCCAGCTCCTGAGGGTGACCTCTCAGCActgggaatgaatgaatgtcccGCCTGGGGCCTTGGGCCACAGGGACTGGTCTATGCTAACAAAGTGATTCATGGTGGGGCCTTGGGCCAGGCGGTAGCAGCTCCTGACTTCTGGAGGGGCCGGGGGCCAAGGTCGGCCACGGCTTCCCTGTCGCAATACTCCTCGGTGACGCGGGACCGCCAGGACCCGGCCCTGCTTCTCCCTTCGCTGCCTTTCGCTATAATGAACCGTAACCGCAGGCATGACCTTGCTGAGTTCTGCGGTCCTTCTAGCGACTCACACATCCCAAGCGTGGTCTTGGGAGACCCTGGAAGCCGCACCCGCAAGACGCGCAAACGAGAACCACGGCGCCCTCCTTTCTCTTGCGTGAACCCCACTTTCGCTCGCGTTGGACGAAACCACCCGTCGGTGGACGGCCTCTCTGGGACCCAAGGAAACCTCGTGCTGATTTAAGTAACCGCCTGAGCTGCCGACGGTTCGGGAGCAGCAAATGGTTACGTTTGTGCAGGAGAGGTGCTCTGTGTCGGCCTTTTCAGAATTCGAATCCCCAGCCCCACTGCACGAAAGTGTTCAGCTTTAGAATTCCACAgttcttgattttctcttttttccctggcgggggggggggggggatggagggggaCACACTGCTCGCTTCAGACCCCCGCACGTCAGGCAGGACGCTAGTACGTTTATACCACACCCGTTCAATCTGTTCTGCCGTGTTCAAGTTCACACTGCAATGtgacctcactctgctccagtAAAGGACGTTAAGGAAACGGAACTTGCagggctcagttaagcgtccgactctgggtttcagctcagctcatgatctcacggtttgtgagttcgagccccgcgccgggctctgtgctgacggctcagggcccggagcctgtttcggattctgtctccctgtctttctctgcccctcccccattcatgctctgtctctctaaaaaataaataaacgttaaaaaattttcaatacataaataaatttcaaaaaaaaaggaaaagaaacagaacttgagTTTAAAGCACCCGAGAACCAGTTTTCTGGAGCAAAGCACCCTGGGGACAGGAACTTGGGTTCACAGGACGCTGGGATGGAAGTTAGTTCCAGAACACCGGAGGAAAGACTGACTCTTGAGATTAGGGAACGGTACCAAGTCCTTCCAGACTGTCGAGCGTCAGGAGCTAGACCTTGGTTCTGGTCTGCCCAGTTCTAGAACAGGCCGGATTTGGGGCTCATCTGGAACACGTTGGCCGGGAAATGGGAAACCAGGCTCGGAAGGTGCTGAAAAGCAGCTCCGTGATCCAGAGCACAAGATAGAAACCGCTACTCGTTCTGGAATACATTGGGTTGGAAACTGGGCCTTGGGTTCCAAACTAGCTGTCAATTCCAGGAACGGGGAGTCAATCACAGTGTCCAGTGGCTGGgcccccctcacctctgccttcGGGGCCCATTAGCCCTGAGCCAAGGCGGCTTTGATGGCGGCCACCAGCTTCAGAAACTTGCTCTCTGTGTCCACGTAACCATCGCCTCTCTGGGAGTgtgaagaagagggaaggagtaAGCTAGGACCGGGATCCCAACTCTCAGCCAGGCTGAACACAAGGtaggatggacggacggacggacatACCTTCTTGGAGTGAACCAACTTCCCCCCTACCATCACTTCAAAGAAGCCGGTGGCCTGGGGAGTCCCCTCGCCGCACTGGGAAGAGAGAGATGTTGGGGGGGCTGAGATGACCTCTTGGGGACACCTGCGCCCCCAGGAAATGGGAGAATATGGGTGAAGAGTAGGGCCGACCCGAACCACCCAGCGGCCACTCAGGGCTGAGGGGACACACAAGGAGACCATCTTTgattctctcccccatcccccagacTCACGATGTCCAGGCATCCGGGGAACTCATCTTCTAACTTCTTCTTGAGCTGAAGATACTGAAAAGGGCGTGGGAGGTCACATCGGGGGTCGACAGGGGACGTGCCGCTTGCCGTCCTCCCTCATCTCCCAGGGACACGTCTGGGGGCTGGCCACTCTGCTTACCTTGGACTTGTAGCCTCAAGCACCACTGGTGGGAGGTCCGAGAGAGTGGGtcccaggggagagagggaaacggtggggatgggggggggcggaggagggaagaggcaggcagCGGGGAGGCAAGAGGGGAACCGGGAAGGGGGCCCAGGAAGACATCAAGAGGgacaaatgacaaaaacaaagaggagacagagagaggagagaaaagacacacagaatGTTGAAAGCCGCACAGGCACAGGGGACGGAGGACACCCACACACCAGGAAAACcgacagaggaggagagacaaaAGACACGGGGTGCAGAAAAGGGGGGTGACAAAGAGAGACCACAAGTATGAGAcacaggcaggagggagggaaacagagaaccGCGTTAGGGTAAGAACCGCGGAatcaccacccccacccacagccaGTGGGAAGGTCTAGGGGATGAACCTTTACTCCTGAATCCCTAAGGTTCTACCAGTCCTGAGGACGGGTTCCAAACGCTTGCCCAACCCCCACGACATGCTATTTCTGGACTGGAGTCTGCAACACGCGCCTCCTGGGGGCCTCCAAATGTCACCCCACCCTCTGCTTTGCTGAGGCTGCAGGAACATTTCCACCGCTGAGACCGATCTGAGTCTTTCAAAACCAGCGACTGCCCCCTGGCCATTTCAGACTCGGGCTTCTGACCTGACCCCACCCTCTCCCACAACCTATAACCAAAACGGAGCTAAAATTCTCCTCTTTTCTGGGAGGAGACACGCACTGAACAGGCACTTATTAAGCGCCTACGTGCAGGCGTGTCTATGCAAGCCCGCACAGCACTAGATGCCagccctggggggcggggagggggcataACTCAGTCAACAAGACAGAAAATCCCCGGTCCACTCGGGACTTTTTCCCTGCAGGGGGGAAGCTGGATCCAACATGTTTAGCGCCCAATACCCGCACTCCATCCGCGGCTAACTACTGAGATCACTCTCTCCCCTCTGCAGGTGGAGAAACCGAAAAGATGGAGGGTTCCTAACGACGGGCATCCACAGTATTCATGCCTTTCAAACCCACGCTGGAACATTCTCGAACCTTCTGGACTCTCGCGGTCCCCACCCCAGGGCGGTTGACGGCGTTGGGGGAGGGCCAACCTTAGCGATGACGGAGGCCCCTCTCCCATTACAAAGCTGACCCcacccgcgcccccccccccggggtcccCGGATGTCTAAAATGACCACCCGCGTGTCCCAGTTCCACCTTCGAGAACCTGAGCTGTCCTAAATGCCACgccctggggggggagggggtcaacGCCCTTCCTTCTCGCCCTTCCGCTCACGCCCACCCCACCCGCAGAGAACCCCTTTTCTCGGGAAAGGATCCCCGTAGGTCCAGCCCCCAGGACCGTCGGGTGGAGGATGGGGTCCGACAGGGGGTCGCGGAAGGGGCCTCTGGCCGTCGCGCTTACCAATAAACGACTCGGATGGCGAGGGCCATGGCTGGGGACCGCAGCATGGGCGGGGCGCGGACAGGCGACCCACCTGCAGTGTGCACCAGCGAACTCCGCTACACCCGGACGGTCGCACAAAGGTTGTTGCTTGGCGTTACACGGCGCGAACCAACGCGGGAGAAAGGCGGGGGGAGgcgggaagggtggggggaggcgggccCCATGGCGGGGGCCCAGGAACCCTGCCGCCTGTCACCCTGAGCCCCCACGCgggctcttcccctcccccgctggggCCAGAATGCATCCGGACAGGAGTCGTCCCGGGGGAAGCCCCTACGCGTCCCCTCACGGTCCCCCCCGTCCGGGACGGAATGGTATGGCCCGTGGGGCGGGGCTCTGGACCAGATGTTCCGCGAACTAAACGGAATTGCTAATAAGGGTGATGGTTTTTCCAGCGCCGGCCGGGAGGGGGCGGCCCTCGGGCCCCTTTTCTCTCCCGGAAGAGGGTAGGAGGGCGGGGTCCGAAAGCATTGGGGGTGTGCGGGGGCGGGTCCCGGAAGCCCAGGTGTCCAGGGAGCGCTGGAGGGTCCCCGCGTTCTTATTCAGGCCTGGCGGCTGGACCCGGGCGCCGCCTGGTCGCCGTGGCGGTCGCCGGCGCTCTCCAGCCAGCCGTCTCCAAGGCAAGGGGGTTCATGAAAGTGCCGGACGCCAGCAGTTAGTTAAAGGGATTAGAGCGTGGGAGcctttccctgagcctcagttttctccgtCTGGAAGATGGGCGTAATCGCCTTCAAGGACTACTTACCCATTTAACCAATTTGTACCCGCGTACCTGCCTGCCATCAGCGATgcaaaaaaatagacaaaatcaatCCCTTCCCTAGTGGGAGTGATTTAGCCTGGGGACAgttggggggaggatgggggttGATGTGCGCACGTTCAGTGCGTTCCTACAGGTGGAGAGCCTTGAGTGTCGGACGCGTGGAGCTAGCTAGCTCGAGAAAGATGAACGCTGCCCTAGACCTTCCCGCCCCAGCTTCTGCCTCCGCCTCCAGGTCCTTGGTCCTCACCTGCTATAACCCTGCCCCGAGGCAGGTGCCAGTTCGACTCTAACGGTTGGCTGTGTGACTTCTGATCCCCGTTGTCTCAGAAGGATATAATGAGCCAACACAGGGCCGGGTGCAATCGATGTCCCGCATACAGAGGTCTCTCTCGGTGGCTTCCAGAGCCCTCAGAACAAAAACCCAAATCTTGGCACGATCTGTCCCTGCCCGGTCTCAGTGCCCTAGCCACACGGAACCACTGCAATCCCCCCTTGGACCGCACCCCCCTCTCcggcctctgggcctttgcacatgctgtttctgccctcttccctgcGCGATTCCTGCTCATCCTCCGAGAAATCGGCGCCCACGTATTGTCGccagctagaccccaagacctgaccttGACTGCCCCCCTGCTCGTACtcctctgcctttgttccccaccccccccacttttttcctTAAGCTCCTTTCCAGTTTCTCTCTTCACTCAAGCAAGTGAAAAGCAAAACCCGCCCCGCTGCGCAGTAGCCACTGCCCAGACGAGACCTCCGGCcagcccagaccacccagaccgGCTTGAGCGTAACCCCCTGACCCCACGCGTCCCCGGGCAGGCGCGATGATGGAGCGATCTCTCCAACCGCGGACAACtacctttacctcattataatactaaccCCGCCCCCAGCGCTAGTCTCATTTACATAACACCCCAGGCGAGCGTCGGGCTGTGGCCTTCAGGCGCTCGCAGgacctcctccctgcctctacATCCGGGAGGGGGCGTCCCTGTGTAAATATTCATCCCACCCGGAGTCACGTTCGGAAGCTGTTTTCAGAGATCTCCTTCTTGGCTGCAGATAAACGCTTCCTTGTGCGACGGCTCAACCTGGTGCAGTTTCTGCCTCGCCCAGGAGCGAAGGGACGCAGGTTCACTTACAGTGTGGTAGGGGAAACCGCGTGCTTCCGTGGAAAACTGTGTGCACCCGGTGCGGTGGGAGTTCCAAGTTCCCAGTTCTATAAGGACACAAGTCACGCTGGATACCCTCCTCCAGTATGACATCATCTTACCTACTGACGTCTACCGGTGAACCTgtttccaaagaaggtcacataCGCACGTCCTGGGGGGTTAGCACTGGGACAGACGTGAATTCGGGGCAGGACGTAATCCCACACAGATCGAATCCTTCAGGATGATGGGCTCTGTTTTAATACCCTGCAGATTGTGGGTAATGCACACGAACTCTCTGCAGGCGTGTGCATGAATTACGGAGGCGAGAGTGATGTTGGCGCTCCAGGAAACGGAGTCAATAGGTTTTTCTGGAGATTGGGCTGTTGACaaggttgcctttttcttgtcaTTTGCTAAGATATcctaaactgatggagactcacgTCGGGCACGACCTGATCTCTTGggtacagtatttgtttttctttgttctggGGCAGCCAGGAGCGCCTGAGGAATGTCCcccccttgggggggggggagggacgggTGTTGCTAGATTGTTCTTCGCCCTCTGCACCCGGAGCGCCTCCCCAAACGTTTTGCTTCCCTTTGAACACGCGCTTCAATGTTCCTGATCTGTCACCATGTCTGTTCTTTGGTCCTGCTCCGAACAGGTTGTAACACCTCACGCGTGCAGACTCCCCAGTCTCCAATCGCACGTTcacttttggattctgtgtgagtcctgattttctttttgttttttttttttctccaaaacctATCTTGTAACAGGACCACCCTCAAGGAAGCCCCCCTGAGCCCCTTGGCCTGGGTCACGGTCCCCTCGGGGCTCCCCCAGCTGTGTCCTGACTACTCTGTCAGTCACAGGTATGgttccctgtccccctctcttcccccccccccccactggcttTCCCAGCACACCCAGCAAGTGGCCCAGCCGGGCACCCGCGCAGAAGCTCCCCAGAGTGTTTTGTTGGCCAGCCTTTGGGTGGAGAACTTGCCAGAAGCCTCGAGAGAAGAGgaacaccaccccccaccccccacttctgcCCTTGAGAACAAAGGGGTCTTTGTTATCCAGCAGTGGGGAGGCTGGTGGAATTAGTAATGATCCCtgggctgggattctctctctctctccctccctccctcacacacatacatagaccGATGGTAACTCATAAACTGTccccgctgcccccaccccaacccgGCTACACCATGGCTGCCTCCTGGGGCTCACAATGTGACTGCGGAGACGGACAAAGGAAAAGCCAGAAACAAATACGTATTCCCCAAGGGCGTAGCGAGTGccgggaagaaaaataaaggcaggaAAGGGTGGCAGGCAGTGCCGGGGCAGAGAATTTTGTAAACAGATCAAGGAAGGCAGCTATGTAATTGGTAAGGGCagccaggggcacccgggggggcTCAgcccgttgagcatccgactcttgatttcacgaTCTGATGGGTTTCCAAGTTCgcgccccacgtggggctctgggctgacagcctggaacttgcttcccTGTGATGATCCCATTTTCCAGACGGGCAGACTGAAGGCACTCCCCTGAGGTCACGCAAAGCACAGAGCAGGGGTTGTGACCCCGGCTGTCCGGCTGTGGAGCCTGCACTCTGAGCCACCTTCCTGTGGGCCAGacgggtggggcaggggggtgatGTCAGGGAGCCCGAAAGCTCCAACGCCTGGGTGCAGGGTAATCAGGGTAATCAGCGTCAGGACCACCTCCGTCCGTCTGTCTGTCACTCTGCATGAGGTCAGGGCCTCCCTGGGGCTGCGGCTcctcttgtccccctccccccccacctatCCACGGAGGACCACTGAGCCCTGCACAGACTGAGCCCATCTGGGGAGGACCCCGCTTCGGCCGGTCATGGGTCCAGCATGTGTGGAagctgactttcttttttttgttttaattttttttaatgtttatgtatttttgagggggagaaagagagagagagagagagagagagagagagagagagagagagagaccaacagagtgcaggtgggggaggggcagagacagagggagacacagaatccgaagcaggctctgagctgtcagcacagagcctgatgaggggcttgaacccacgcaccgtgagatcacgacctgagccaaagtcagacgcctaaccgactgagaaACTTTCTGTTGGGTCGCTCATCTAAATTGTTaagttgtaagtgttctttatatattgtagcTACAAGTTCCTTTGTTGGAGATACGATTTGCAAGCACTTTCCCAGTCTGTGGCGTGCCTTCTcatttttgcaagtttttttttgtttatttatttttgaaagaggggggagagggacagacagagagagagggagcctgatgcggggctcaaactcacgaacggtgagatcatgccctaagctgaagtcggacgcttgaccgctTGACtgtcggagccacccaggcgcccctttgcaaGTGTCTTTTGAcacttaattattaaattaagcaaaagcttaaattttaatattaaatattaaaagcaaaagcttttaatttttttttgagccttttttttttttaacgtttatttatttttaagacagagacagagcatgaacgggggaggggcagagagagagggagacacagaatcggaagcaggctccaggctctgagccatcagcccagagcctgacgcggggctcgaactcacggaccgcgagatcgtgacctggctgaagtcggacgcttaaccgactgagccacccaggcgccccaaaagctttTAATTTCGATCAGGGCTTGCTTAATTTTGCTTGCATATTTTTTCTCGcgttttctctttgtcctttttcGCGTCCTATGTAAAGTATCTGTGTCAAACCTCAGGCCATGTTTCCTTCCAGAAGTTTTTGTGGTTTTAGCTGCTCGTTTAGATCTCCTGTTTTCCGTTCCTTATCTGGCTTCTTATCTTGTTCAAATCAATCACTGCCTGGTCTCTGAGCCGGGGCCTcaggggggaggagagaaccCGGGGCGCTATCCTTAGAAAGCACACCCCCCCCCTTGCGAATTTGGCCCTTGCCTTGCGTCTGGGGAAATTGGCTGATAGACGCTTCCCTCTACTGATATAGAACTTCCCTAAATGATAAGGAGGCTCACTGCGCCACGGTTTTGGCTTTTTGAATGAAACAATATCTTTCACGCTCACACCCGCTGTGCTTTTGGCGTTCATGCCAGGCAgatggcctgcttgggattctctcgctgcctctctctctgaccctccccctgctcgcactctctctctctctctttcccaaaataaatacataagcttaaaagaaaaataaatcagctaCGTACTGACTCCGTGGGGCCTTCCGGAGACTCTTGGAACACAGGGGTGGTTTGGGGCCCCCAACACAACCGGTACCCCTGACGGAGAGGAAAGACTGTGGAAGAAAAAGTCAGCAAAACACAGAGCACCCCACGTTGTTTGACTGTGTTTGCCCTTGAGGGGCCCGACTGGAATCACTttaccaaataaaaattctgctGCACTGGGTAGGGAGAGAATGGGCAGGTTTTCACAGATTTGGGGGCTCATGCAAATTCCAAATGCGTATTTCCAGCCCCTAAATTCCAGATTTTTACATCCCAACTGCCTGCTTGCCACCTACAATCGGGTGTCTAACTGGCGTCTCAGACCGGAGCTCtggataccccccccccccaatccggAAATTGGAAGTTCCAGACCAGGCATAAACCTtgactttctccttttccttgtaCGTCAGCCACTTTTGGTGgatttcctttcaaaatgtatCCTGGAagcacctgcccctccccacctccacctgctAGCCCTGGGGGAGCCAACATCACCTCCCGCTGGGGCGCCCTGGGGCCTGCCCCACCTCCGTCCCCTGCCGCCTGTTCCCATCAACGCCACCAGGGGGCGCCAgcccctcttctgctcagaaccctccagGGCTCCCGGATTAGTCTAAGCAGAGTCCTCACTGGGGACCCCTAGGGCCCACATGTTCTGGCCCCCTCCCTTATCTCCGATCTTACCCCTCCTCACGGAgttttttgggtctttttttttaactgagggataatacacataacagaaattaatcattttaaatctcttttttgttttaatgtttattagagagcgagcaaggggggggggggggggagaatcctaagcaggctccacactgccagcacggagctggacgaggggctcgaacccacaaactgtgagatcatgacctgggccaaaaccaagagtcggacactgaactgaccGAGCCgctaggcgcccctaaaattaatcattttagaGTGTACACGTCAGTGGCATTTAGTGCGTTCACGGAGCTTtttcctaattttgaaaatgaccCTTAAGCCATCATTTCTTCTAGGAAATTAATGGCGACGAGGGATAGGAGTCGTccatgtgtgtgcgcgcgtgcacatTTTTGCGTAAATATATCTTACCGTGTGTGagcttttgtgtctgacttagcataacgttttcaaggttcCTCTCAGAGATTTTGCATGGGCTGTTCCCTCCGCCTGAACGCTTTTCCTTCAGACAGTCACAGGGCTCTCTCCTCACTTCCTTCAGATCTTTGCTCAAATATCGCTCCGTCCCTGACGCTACCGAAAATGGTAACCCCTCCCCAGCCTTCTGTGTCCCTGCTTCCCCCTGGCACCTACGCCCTTGGCATCTTACGTATCTTACACATTGTGGATGCTGTCAGGCTGTCTCTCCCCTGGTACGTGCCCAGCATGTGAAGCGGTGAGTGGCTTATGGTGGGCACCCAGGATATACTTGTCAGATAAAGGCAGCCTTAAGCAAgtatatttaggggtgcctgggtggctcactcggttgagcgtccaacttcggttcaggtcatgatctcgctgtttgtgggttcgagccccgcatcgggctctgtgctgatggctcagagcccggagcctgcttcggatgctctgtctccctctctctctgcccctcccccactcacgctctctctctcaaaaataaacattaaaaaaaaaaaaaagagtgtatttaaggggtgcctgggtagcttagttggttaagcatcgatctcggctcgggtcctgatctcaaagttcatggatccgagccccccatcaggttccgtgctgacagtgcaaagcgaACAAAGTCATTCGTTAGCACCAC is drawn from Felis catus isolate Fca126 chromosome E2, F.catus_Fca126_mat1.0, whole genome shotgun sequence and contains these coding sequences:
- the SELENOW gene encoding selenoprotein W, whose translation is MLRSPAMALAIRVVYCGAUGYKSKYLQLKKKLEDEFPGCLDICGEGTPQATGFFEVMVGGKLVHSKKRGDGYVDTESKFLKLVAAIKAALAQG